From Callithrix jacchus isolate 240 chromosome 15, calJac240_pri, whole genome shotgun sequence, one genomic window encodes:
- the LOC144579414 gene encoding uncharacterized protein LOC144579414 yields the protein MGVGSRSCVQRSAPETPVRRAAAPCASAPASRPEGPRGRAHLAGRPLELRSPPRSCLRAPAAFHACLPRRIGGPACVASVPSWPGVRGAGSGFAMAVRRDSVWKYCWGVLMVLC from the coding sequence ATGGGAGTCGGCAGTCGGAGCTGCGTCCAGCGCAGCGCCCCGGAGACCCCAGTGCGCCGCGCCGCCGCGCCCTGCGCGTCGGCTCCTGCCTCGCGCCCTGAGGGCCCCCGGGGGCGAGCGCACCTGGCCGGGCGACCCCTGGAGCTGCGCAGCCCACCCCGGAGCTGCCTGCGGGCGCCCGCCGCCTTCCACGCCTGTCTGCCCCGGAGGATTGGGGGTCCAGCCTGCGTCGCGTCCGTCCCTTCTTGGCCTGGAGTGCGCGGAGCTGGGAGTGGCTTCGCCATGGCTGTGAGAAGGGACTCCGTGTGGAAGTACTGCTGGGGAGTTTTGATGGTTTTATGCTGA